Proteins encoded within one genomic window of Acidimicrobiales bacterium:
- a CDS encoding alkaline phosphatase family protein: MTPPPTFDRRRFLAGAAGAAGAVLLGREAAAAPLALPDPDASGVDHVVLVMMENRSFDHLFGWVPGARGRQAGLVYADDDGREYATHRLTDYQGCDHPDPDHSFEGGRVQYDGGACDGWLRSGANDEFAIGYYTGDQLPFYRGVARSWTVCDQWYSAIMAETYPNRFYQHAAQTDRIHNSFDVATMPTIWDRLAAAGVDGRYYYVDLPFLALWGDRYLPIARPYAQFLADCAAGTLPAVAFVDPKFLDEGSGTSADDHPHADLRAGQHFLNQVYEAVSSGPAWERTLLVIDYDEWGGFFDHVPPTEAPDVHPEWALRGFRVPAVVVGPRARRRHVARAAYDHTSVLKLVEWRWDLAPLTPRDAAARNLAEVLDFDRPPDLTAPRYAVPPFASAPCAPSSAADFEQWRGLKELALDHGWPIGIT, translated from the coding sequence GTGACACCCCCGCCCACCTTCGACCGCCGCCGCTTCCTCGCCGGCGCGGCCGGCGCCGCGGGCGCCGTGCTGCTCGGCCGGGAGGCGGCCGCCGCGCCGCTCGCGCTGCCCGACCCCGACGCGTCCGGCGTCGACCACGTCGTCCTCGTGATGATGGAGAACCGGTCCTTCGACCACCTCTTCGGCTGGGTGCCGGGGGCGAGGGGGCGCCAGGCCGGGCTCGTCTACGCCGACGACGACGGCCGGGAGTACGCCACCCACCGGCTGACCGACTACCAGGGCTGCGACCACCCCGACCCGGACCACTCCTTCGAGGGCGGCCGGGTGCAGTACGACGGCGGGGCGTGCGACGGCTGGTTGCGGTCGGGGGCCAACGACGAGTTCGCCATCGGCTACTACACGGGCGACCAGCTGCCCTTCTACCGGGGCGTCGCCCGCTCCTGGACGGTCTGCGACCAGTGGTACTCGGCGATCATGGCCGAGACCTATCCCAACCGCTTCTACCAGCACGCGGCGCAGACCGACCGGATCCACAACTCCTTCGACGTGGCGACGATGCCGACGATCTGGGACCGCCTGGCCGCCGCCGGGGTCGACGGCCGGTACTACTACGTCGACCTGCCGTTCCTCGCGCTGTGGGGCGACCGCTACCTGCCGATCGCCCGGCCCTATGCCCAGTTCCTGGCCGACTGCGCGGCCGGGACCCTGCCGGCCGTCGCCTTCGTCGACCCGAAGTTCCTCGACGAGGGGTCGGGCACGTCGGCCGACGACCACCCGCACGCCGACCTGCGGGCCGGGCAGCACTTCCTCAACCAGGTGTACGAGGCCGTGTCGTCCGGCCCGGCCTGGGAGCGGACCCTGCTCGTCATCGACTACGACGAGTGGGGCGGGTTCTTCGACCACGTGCCGCCCACCGAGGCGCCCGACGTGCACCCGGAGTGGGCGCTGCGGGGGTTCCGGGTGCCCGCCGTCGTGGTCGGCCCGAGGGCCCGCCGGCGCCATGTCGCCCGCGCCGCCTACGACCACACGTCGGTGCTCAAGCTGGTCGAGTGGCGCTGGGACCTCGCGCCCCTCACCCCGAGGGACGCCGCCGCCCGCAACCTCGCCGAGGTCCTCGACTTCGACCGCCCGCCCGACCTGACCGCGCCCCGCTACGCCGTCCCCCC